TGAGGATGGAGCCACCGGCAACACCGCCCTTGAGCTCGTCAATCTCGGCACCGGGCTTGTTGACGTCGAAGGAGCGGATGACAATCATGTGGGGCTTTGTGGTGAAGTCGCGGACGGGGACGGGGATCTTGGAGATGAGCTGCTCGCACACGGCGTCGATGTTGAACTTGAGCTGGGCCGAGATGGGGATGACGGGCGAGCCGTCGGCGACGGTGCCGCGGATGAACTTGAGGATGGAGTCGTAGTGGGAGGCGGCGCTGTCTTCGCGCATCAGGTCGACCTTGTTCTGCAGGATGATGATGTGGTTGAGCTTCATGATCTCGATGGCGGCCAGGTGCTCGCTGGTCTGGGGCTGGGGGCAGGTTTCGTTGCCGGCAATcagcagcagggcggcgTCCATGACGGCGGCGCCCGACAGCATGGTGCTCATGAGGATGTCGTGGCCGGGGCAGTCGACAAACGAGACGTGGCGCTTGAGGCGGTAGGTGCCCTCGCAGCCCTCGCGCTCGCAGGGCGGGTCGACCTCCTTCTCGCTCTTGTAGGAGCGGTAGCATGTGGGGCGCGGGCACTCGGCGTTGTCGCACTGGTAGATCTTGGCGTTGGCGTACCCGAGCTTGATGGTGATGTTGCGCTCGAGCTCGTTCTTGAAGCGGACCGTCTGCACGCCCGAGATGGCCTTGACGACCGTCGACTTGCCGTGGGCGACGTGGCCAATGGTGCCGATGTTGATGGTGGCCTGGCGCGAGATGATTTCGGGCGACAGCGGGCTGAGGGTGGAGAAGTCGACTGTGCTTGGTTCGGGCTGTTCGCTGGGGGATGTTAGTcatgctgtgctgtgctgtgctttgctgtgctttgctttgctgtgctgtgctgtgctgtgctgtgctgtgctgtgctgtgtgTCCTGCTTCTCgtgcccacgcccacgctcGAGCTCACGCTTCACGGGGATCGAGCTCACGCTTCACGGGATCGAGTGCATGGGGCGCGCTTACGGCAGCTCTGGGCGCTCGACCGGTGCCGGCGCCTCTCTCGCCTTCTTCATGGCCGACTTGGGCTTGGTCTCCTCCACCTCGTCCTGCTCCGACTCGCTCTCGACATCGTTGACGTCGTTGACGTCGCGGTGCTCGTGCTCCGACTCGGAATCCATGCTGGGCGGGCTTCTCGTGCGTGCAGTCGGGGCAGTGAAGGGGCGACCGAGTCCTGCAGA
This window of the Ascochyta rabiei chromosome 14, complete sequence genome carries:
- a CDS encoding eukaryotic translation initiation factor 2 subunit gamma encodes the protein MDSESEHEHRDVNDVNDVESESEQDEVEETKPKSAMKKAREAPAPVERPELPEQPEPSTVDFSTLSPLSPEIISRQATINIGTIGHVAHGKSTVVKAISGVQTVRFKNELERNITIKLGYANAKIYQCDNAECPRPTCYRSYKSEKEVDPPCEREGCEGTYRLKRHVSFVDCPGHDILMSTMLSGAAVMDAALLLIAGNETCPQPQTSEHLAAIEIMKLNHIIILQNKVDLMREDSAASHYDSILKFIRGTVADGSPVIPISAQLKFNIDAVCEQLISKIPVPVRDFTTKPHMIVIRSFDVNKPGAEIDELKGGVAGGSILTGVLKLGDEVEIRPGIVSKDSQGKIQCKPIFSRVVSLFAEHNDLKFAVPGGLIGVGTRVDPTLCRADRLVGFVLGLRGHLPNIYTEIEVNYFLLRRLLGVKTADGKQAKVAKLAKHEVLMVNIGSTATGAKVVAVKADAARLTLTSPACTEIGEKVALSRRIEKHWRLIGWANIVAGNILEPIVD